A segment of the Lelliottia amnigena genome:
TGCGACTGTAACCCCAGGTGATTTCACCGCAGTCGCTGACTTTACTCTCGCTTACGAGTAATCGCACCTCCCTACTGAAACATACGCTCACGACAGTGGGCGTATGAATTTTTCGAATCGCAGAGATGACTTATGAATTCTTTCATGCGCTGTACGACAGCCCTTTCGCTGATGGCGGTTGCATGTCTGGCGCAGGCCTCAAGGCAGAGCGTTACTCCGGGAAGTGAATTTGATCTTGGGCTTACCGGTCGCGTGCATATGGAAGGAACGATTCTTTCCAGCGCATGCGACATTGATACGGGTGATGGTTACCAGACCGTAGAAATGGGCTCTGAGACGCGCGGGCATATGGCTCGGGTAAGTGAAGGTGAACCCCATCCTTTTTCTATTGCACTGACAAATTGTTCACTGGCAGAGGCTGACAATCCATTACCCTGGCAGTTCATTCGTATCACGTTTGATGGCGATAAGAGCGACGGATTATTTAAAGTGAGCGGCGTTGCTTCTGGCGTTGCATTAGAGCTGACGGACAGTAACGGAAAAATTATCCGTCCAGGTGAAACCGTCCCTTATCAAAAACTCACGGCAGATGAGATTCGCCTCGACTACCAGATTAAGTTAAAGACCACAATGCGGGAATTAATGGTGGGTGATTACCAGGCCATTCTCCGCTATCGGGTTGAGTATTTCTGATTAATTTAATCCTTTAGCGGGTACTAAGGTAATGGTTAATACATACATTAATAAAAAGTGCACAAAGACCTTTGTGGCAAAATGGTCTGTACTTGCAATTTGTGTTTGCGCAGGTATGCGCGCCCCTGCGATGGCAGCAGATGATATTCAATTTAATACCGATGTGCTGGATGTTAAAGACAAAGCAAATATCGACCTAAGTCAATTTTCTAAGCGCGGCTATATCATGCCGGGTGAGTATACCTTCCTGATTCAAATTAACCAAAACGAGCTGGAAGAACAAAACATATCTGTCTATCCGTCACCATCGGATAAGAATAATACCATTGCGTGTTTATCACCGGCACTGGTCCAGAAATTTGGTTTTAAAGATAAATTCCTTTCTCAGCTTCAGTCCTGGCATAACGGGGAGTGTTTAGATGTCGCTGGGCTAAAAGGCGTAGAGATCACACCGGATTTAGGTGCAGGCAAACTTGTTATCAACATGCCGCAGGCGTATCTCGAATACACCTCGAATGACTGGGTTCCCGCTTCGATGTGGGACGAAGGTATTCCTGGCCTGCTGGCAGATTATAACGTTAACGCCCAGGCCCGACACAATGAGCAAGGCGGTGATTCAAATACCGTATCGGGCAACGGGACCTTTGGCGCCAACCTTGGCGCATGGCGTGCACGTGCTGACTGGCAGACCAATTACGACCAAAACAGTGATGAAAACGGCAGCGGACAGAAGCAGTGGACCTGGAGCCGCATGTATCTTTATCGTGCGCTTAAACCGATCAAAGCGAAGCTGACCCTCGGTGAAGATTACGTTAGTTCAGATCTGTTCGACAGCTTCCGCTTTGTGGGTGCAAGCGTGA
Coding sequences within it:
- the papH_1 gene encoding fimbrial protein yields the protein MNSFMRCTTALSLMAVACLAQASRQSVTPGSEFDLGLTGRVHMEGTILSSACDIDTGDGYQTVEMGSETRGHMARVSEGEPHPFSIALTNCSLAEADNPLPWQFIRITFDGDKSDGLFKVSGVASGVALELTDSNGKIIRPGETVPYQKLTADEIRLDYQIKLKTTMRELMVGDYQAILRYRVEYF